The genomic stretch tcaaatatgggaaaattgtgagaactttatTAGAATGTAtcatttctcttgttttttacACCCCAACCGTCAGTATCATGATCATTtcatacagttttttttttctttttgttgcaTTGATTTCATACCCTTTTCAGTAGGGTCATTTTTTCAAGGGCCAGTCATTAAAAGTAGTCACGTTGCGACAAATCCCCGCACTACCTCTATCGCCCCAACCTAGTAAtgaaaaaacatgtaaaagatTCTTGGAATAAAGTAAAAGATTCTTGCAATAATTATTGGACCGACGACTATAATATTCGTTCTTCCCTCTCCAGCTTGCTTCAACAATGGATTCAGAGACAAGTGAGGAAGTAGCACACGAATTCCTTCCATATTTCCGCGCGTACAAAGACGGGCGAGTGGAGAGGTTCTTCGGCACCGACGTAGTCCCTCTGTCGATCAATCCGGCAAGTGGCGGCATTTCCACCAAAGATGTTAAAATTGTTAAAGAAACCGGCCTAACAGCTCGTATTTTCATTCCCGGCGGCATAAGCCCAGGCCAGAAGATCCCTGTCCTGGTGTACTATCATGGCGGCGGTCTCTTCATGGGTTCTCCGTTTTGTGCAGAGTATCATAATCACGTGGCTTCTCTGGTAGCCGAGGCTCGGATAGTTGCTGTATCTGTTGATTACAGATTAGCCCCAGAGCACCCCGCGCCGATAGCTTACGAAGACTCGTGGGTATGGtttgaatatttttatatatatattctttaaattaggctttacctttttttttttttttttttttagagcttattattcttttttagttttaagttTATTTGTTCACCAAGACTAATGTTATTTAGACTTTATCAGACTGATATAGGACTGCAATATaattgattgttaaaatagtcTTTGGAtaatcaaaagcttaaaaaaaaaaaaaattaatggttaaTTGATATTTCAGTTGCTGTATATTAGTTATATAATAATGtactaaataattaatatttctttttttattatcatgAGTTATGTTATTTACtattgccatatatatatatatacaattggGGATGTCgtgtcaatatatattttttttacaagtgatAATAATCCAATGTTTTCATTATTACATCGGTAGATATATGATTGTTTATTAAGCTTTTTCCAACCACCAAGAGGCGGTGGTTCGATGGTCTCATGGGCATTCTCATAAGGCCTTAGATAATGCAACTATGCAAGGGCATGAGTTGGACCCCCGCTTATTTGTATTATCCCCTTGAGTCTCATCAATGTTTTGGTGAGGTGGGCAGTTAAGCTATAGTTGGCTGGTTTTGAAAGTGCGCCTACAGTTTTTCTAGGTCCCTCCTAGCAGTCCCTATGCGAgttggtgctactatggtcacgtcTGATTAGAATAGCCACAATTATtaagttttttctaaaatgttCTATTTTCTAAGGTAATCTCAATTATTAATTCTAATTCTGCCCCTGATTACTATACTCTTCGGCTTTCTAGAGATATAGACCATTGTAATACTCTTTATCATATACTTCTATACAAGAGAGAGCCATAATGTTTTTATCAACTTATCTCACTGTTTctcctttcctttctcttttatattcttTTCTCGATCATCATATATTTTTACAGGTAGCACTTCAGTGGGTGGCTTCTCATTGTAATGGTGAAGGCCCTGAGGCCTGGCTGAGAGAACATGCTGATTTTCAGAGACTTTTTGTGGCTGGGGACAGCATTGGAGGCAGTATTGTGCACAACATGACAGCGCAGGCTGGCGTTGAAGGTTTGCCAGGAGTGAGATTGGTAGGAGCTTGTCTGGTTCAGCCCTATTTTGCAGGAAAAGAAAGTGCTGGAACAGGTGTGGAGGACCGATCATGGCTTTTTTCGTGTCCGACGACAAGCGGGTTCGATGATCCAAGGATAAACCCGGCTGAGGATTCGAGGCTGTCGAAGCTAGGTTGCTCCAGGGTGCTGATTCTTGTTGCTGAGAATGATGATATAAGAGACAGGGGTTTGCTCTATTATGAGACATTGAGGAAGAGTGGGTGGGATGGGGAGGTGGGGATTGTGGAGACACAAGGAGAGAAGCATGTGTTTCATTTGTTTAATCCTGATTGTGAGAAGGCTCGAGCCTTATTGAAGACATTGGCTTCTTTCATAAATCGTAAACCAGGAGGTGGAGATTAGGTATTATGCATTAGCCAGTGATGACAATATTAAGAATAATtgtgatgtttttatttttgtaatgagCTGTGTactcaaattatatattaagGAAATATGTAGTTTATAAGGTTTTaatatgtgtttatttatttattttaatctctatctttattattatttccgtgtttttataaatattaccttaaaaaaacaacaaaacacatgACAACATGCTCGAATGCAACTGTTTTATCCCAGATTGAAGTTATTTTCCTATGAAAAATGTGTTCTTGTATGGAGGAAAATCGGTAGGTGTTAACCATACATCACTGACCTTGTCACTGCTTCCGTTCAGCCCCAAAGGGTACACCATTTAAGGTTGTTTATGGCCGAGCTCCACCATACTCATAATGTTTTCCATATCTTAGGCACGAGCATTTCTTGTCCAAGATACCCTTCCTACCATTGCTGAAGATGATGCTGAAGATGATGAACTTGTCACACTATAAGCTATTCTGTGTCATCGCATT from Corylus avellana chromosome ca1, CavTom2PMs-1.0 encodes the following:
- the LOC132166890 gene encoding probable carboxylesterase 2, which translates into the protein MDSETSEEVAHEFLPYFRAYKDGRVERFFGTDVVPLSINPASGGISTKDVKIVKETGLTARIFIPGGISPGQKIPVLVYYHGGGLFMGSPFCAEYHNHVASLVAEARIVAVSVDYRLAPEHPAPIAYEDSWVALQWVASHCNGEGPEAWLREHADFQRLFVAGDSIGGSIVHNMTAQAGVEGLPGVRLVGACLVQPYFAGKESAGTGVEDRSWLFSCPTTSGFDDPRINPAEDSRLSKLGCSRVLILVAENDDIRDRGLLYYETLRKSGWDGEVGIVETQGEKHVFHLFNPDCEKARALLKTLASFINRKPGGGD